One Anabas testudineus chromosome 15, fAnaTes1.2, whole genome shotgun sequence genomic window carries:
- the sptlc3 gene encoding serine palmitoyltransferase 3 isoform X2, giving the protein MYVAVMTYLGYGIVTLFGYVRDFLRAVGLEKCHVAQERDEQKDFVPLYQDFENFYTRNLYMRVRDNWNRPICSLPGPVFDLMERVSDDYNWTFRLTGRTIHNVINVGSYNYLGFAENNADFLKTVADTTCQFGVGVCSTRQEMGNLSIHEELEKLVANFLGVESSMTFGMGFATNSMNIPALVGKGCLILSDELNHTSLILGARLSGATIRVFKHNNMHSLEKMLREAVCSGQTRTHRPWKKILIIVEGIYSMEGSVVRLPEIIALKKKYKAYLYLDEAHSIGAVGPSGRGVTELFDVDPTDVDVMMGTFTKSFGASGGYIAGKKELVDYLRSHSHSAVYASAMSPPVTEQIIRALKCLMGKDGSTEGIRRIRQLAENSRYFRARLKEMGFIIYGSDDSPVVPILLYMPGKVVAFAREMLDRRIGVVVVGFPATPITEARARFCLSAAHTRDMLNQVLHHLNEVGDRLCLKFSRRKYSSWPDLCEETDFELDS; this is encoded by the exons ATGTACGTGGCTGTCATGACATACCTGGGCTATGGCATTGTCACCCTGTTTGGCTACGTCAGAGATTTCCTCCGAGCTGTGGGATTAGAGAAGTGCCATGTTGCCCAGGAAAGAGATGAACAGAAG gATTTTGTGCCACTTTATCAAGATTTTGAGAACTTCTACACTAGAAACTTGTACATGAGGGTACGAGACAACTGGAACCGCCCCATATGCAGCCTGCCAGGACCTGTGTTTGACCTGATGGAGAGGGTGTCTGACGACTACAACTGGACATTCAG GTTAACTGGGAGGACAATACACAATGTCATCAACGTAGGCTCTTACAATTATCTCGGTTTCGCTGAGAACAATGCTGATTTCCTGAAAACTGTGGCAGACACAACTTGCCAGTTTGGGGTTGGAGTTTGCAGCACAAGGCAGGAAATGG GTAACTTGAGCATTCATGAAGAGCTGGAGAAACTTGTAGCCAATTTCCTTGGAGTAGAGTCCTCCATGACTTTTGGAATGGGATTTGCCACTAACTCAATGAACATTCCAGCACTTGTTGGCAAG GGTTGTTTGATATTGAGTGATGAGCTCAATCACACATCTCTGATTTTGGGGGCCAGACTCTCAGGAGCAACCATCCGGGTGTTCAAACACAACA ACATGCACAGTCTGGAAAAGATGCTGCGAGAGGCTGTGTGTTCAGGGCAGACTCGGACCCACAGGCCCTGGAAGAAGATCCTCATCATAGTAGAAGGCATCTATAG CATGGAGGGCTCAGTGGTCCGACTACCTGAGATCATTGCTCTGAAGAAGAAGTATAAAGCATATTTGTACCTGGATGAGGCTCACAGCATCGGAGCGGTTGGACCATCAGGGCGCGGCGTGACCGAGCTGTTCGATGTGGACCCAACTGATGTGGATGTGATGATGGGCACTTTCACCAAGAGCTTTGGGGCTTCTGGAGGCTATATTGCAGGAAAAAAG GAGCTGGTGGACTACCTGCGGAGTCATTCTCACAGTGCAGTTTACGCTTCTGCCATGTCCCCCCCTGTCACTGAACAGATTATACGTGCCCTGAAGTGCCTCATGGGAAAAGATGGGAGCACAGAAG GCATTAGACGGATTCGCCAACTGGCAGAGAACTCCAGATACTTCAGGGCGAGACTGAAGGAGATGGGCTTCATCATCTATGGTAGTGATGACTCACCTGTGGTTCCGATCCTGCTCTACATGCCTGGCAAAGTGGT GGCTTTTGCTCGAGAAATGCTGGACAGGAGAATCGGTGTAGTGGTAGTTGGTTTTCCAGCGACGCCAATCACAGAGGCCAGAGCTCgcttctgtttgtctgctgcacACACCAGAGATATGCTGAACCAG GTGCTGCACCATCTAAACGAGGTGGGGGACAGACTCTGTCTGAAGTTCTCACGGCGGAAATACTCCTCTTGGCCTGACCTCTGTGAGGAGACAGACTTTGAGCTGGACAGCTGA
- the sptlc3 gene encoding serine palmitoyltransferase 3 isoform X1, which yields MARTAAYGRVKTHLDRTGLKHEDIKRNGFHSKTEKNGHGTAGACRQNRQESFEQAPMYVAVMTYLGYGIVTLFGYVRDFLRAVGLEKCHVAQERDEQKDFVPLYQDFENFYTRNLYMRVRDNWNRPICSLPGPVFDLMERVSDDYNWTFRLTGRTIHNVINVGSYNYLGFAENNADFLKTVADTTCQFGVGVCSTRQEMGNLSIHEELEKLVANFLGVESSMTFGMGFATNSMNIPALVGKGCLILSDELNHTSLILGARLSGATIRVFKHNNMHSLEKMLREAVCSGQTRTHRPWKKILIIVEGIYSMEGSVVRLPEIIALKKKYKAYLYLDEAHSIGAVGPSGRGVTELFDVDPTDVDVMMGTFTKSFGASGGYIAGKKELVDYLRSHSHSAVYASAMSPPVTEQIIRALKCLMGKDGSTEGIRRIRQLAENSRYFRARLKEMGFIIYGSDDSPVVPILLYMPGKVVAFAREMLDRRIGVVVVGFPATPITEARARFCLSAAHTRDMLNQVLHHLNEVGDRLCLKFSRRKYSSWPDLCEETDFELDS from the exons ATGGCACGAACTGCTGCCTACGGCCGCGTGAAGACACACCTGGACCGGACCGGACTCAAGCACGAAGACATCAAGAGGAATGGCTTTCACAGTAAGACGGAG AAAAATGGCCACGGGACCGCTGGGGCCTGCAGGCAGAACAGGCAGGAGTCCTTTGAACAGGCGCCCATGTACGTGGCTGTCATGACATACCTGGGCTATGGCATTGTCACCCTGTTTGGCTACGTCAGAGATTTCCTCCGAGCTGTGGGATTAGAGAAGTGCCATGTTGCCCAGGAAAGAGATGAACAGAAG gATTTTGTGCCACTTTATCAAGATTTTGAGAACTTCTACACTAGAAACTTGTACATGAGGGTACGAGACAACTGGAACCGCCCCATATGCAGCCTGCCAGGACCTGTGTTTGACCTGATGGAGAGGGTGTCTGACGACTACAACTGGACATTCAG GTTAACTGGGAGGACAATACACAATGTCATCAACGTAGGCTCTTACAATTATCTCGGTTTCGCTGAGAACAATGCTGATTTCCTGAAAACTGTGGCAGACACAACTTGCCAGTTTGGGGTTGGAGTTTGCAGCACAAGGCAGGAAATGG GTAACTTGAGCATTCATGAAGAGCTGGAGAAACTTGTAGCCAATTTCCTTGGAGTAGAGTCCTCCATGACTTTTGGAATGGGATTTGCCACTAACTCAATGAACATTCCAGCACTTGTTGGCAAG GGTTGTTTGATATTGAGTGATGAGCTCAATCACACATCTCTGATTTTGGGGGCCAGACTCTCAGGAGCAACCATCCGGGTGTTCAAACACAACA ACATGCACAGTCTGGAAAAGATGCTGCGAGAGGCTGTGTGTTCAGGGCAGACTCGGACCCACAGGCCCTGGAAGAAGATCCTCATCATAGTAGAAGGCATCTATAG CATGGAGGGCTCAGTGGTCCGACTACCTGAGATCATTGCTCTGAAGAAGAAGTATAAAGCATATTTGTACCTGGATGAGGCTCACAGCATCGGAGCGGTTGGACCATCAGGGCGCGGCGTGACCGAGCTGTTCGATGTGGACCCAACTGATGTGGATGTGATGATGGGCACTTTCACCAAGAGCTTTGGGGCTTCTGGAGGCTATATTGCAGGAAAAAAG GAGCTGGTGGACTACCTGCGGAGTCATTCTCACAGTGCAGTTTACGCTTCTGCCATGTCCCCCCCTGTCACTGAACAGATTATACGTGCCCTGAAGTGCCTCATGGGAAAAGATGGGAGCACAGAAG GCATTAGACGGATTCGCCAACTGGCAGAGAACTCCAGATACTTCAGGGCGAGACTGAAGGAGATGGGCTTCATCATCTATGGTAGTGATGACTCACCTGTGGTTCCGATCCTGCTCTACATGCCTGGCAAAGTGGT GGCTTTTGCTCGAGAAATGCTGGACAGGAGAATCGGTGTAGTGGTAGTTGGTTTTCCAGCGACGCCAATCACAGAGGCCAGAGCTCgcttctgtttgtctgctgcacACACCAGAGATATGCTGAACCAG GTGCTGCACCATCTAAACGAGGTGGGGGACAGACTCTGTCTGAAGTTCTCACGGCGGAAATACTCCTCTTGGCCTGACCTCTGTGAGGAGACAGACTTTGAGCTGGACAGCTGA